Proteins found in one Lycium ferocissimum isolate CSIRO_LF1 chromosome 6, AGI_CSIRO_Lferr_CH_V1, whole genome shotgun sequence genomic segment:
- the LOC132061247 gene encoding uncharacterized protein LOC132061247, with protein sequence MPASFRKKVNLNSFWDHHKRKKDQIFRTSNVVYSDDAVLRWFSVGLPDHSRFSSLLTLQPVPVDSFELRSGQKPLWLFLSQGCSEGTNELIDTPWLFVAANVKQDLFLSFQHMKREMEEADMAQVKPSVVARFGKVFFYGISSACKESLKTNSLIESTLREMKRSFHTDVPSSYMSYIENQVVKKLGLEYIQWKELYYVKLSDKLRPESTVSCKCTMAKVVDEEINELKDLIGSTILDSEVQGGLRWPFGKISSGGRYVVIGIGHTTSKSYRNSSIRFKLRHADRFDFRSTTGEVTKEIFLKIPGIISQLRKQTVGESLVFELLEDNLKLI encoded by the exons ATGCCTGCTAGCTTCAGGAAAAAAGTAAATCTCAATTCGTTTTGGGATCATCACAAGAGAAAAAAGGACCAGATTTTTCGCACGAGCAACGTCGTTTACAGTGATGATGCCGTCTTGAGATGGTTCTCCGTTGGCTTGCCTGATCATTCTCGATTTTCGTCTCTTCTGACTCTCCAACCTGTTCCAGTTGACTCCTTTGAGCTAAGATCAGGCCAAAAACCTCTCTGGTTGTTTTTATCTCAAG GTTGCAGTGAAGGAACGAATGAGCTTATAGATACACCATGGCTTTTTGTTGCTGCAAATGTGAAACAggacttatttttgtcatttcaaCATATGAAGCGTGAAATGGAGGAAGCTGATATGGCACAAGTAAAGCCCTCTGTAGTTGCccgttttggaaaagttttcttttatgG GATTTCTTCAGCTTGTAAAGAATCTCTAAAAACTAACTCATTGATTGAGAGTACTTTGAGAGAAATGAAAAGATCTTTCCATACGGATGTTCCTTCTTCATATATGAGTTACATAGAAAATCAAGTAGTGAAGAAACTCGGTCTAGAATATATTCAATGGAAAGAATTATACTACGTTAAG CTTTCCGATAAGTTGAGGCCTGAATCAACTGTTTCCTGCAAATGTACTATGGCAAAAGTTGTG GATGAAGAGATTAATGAACTTAAAGATCTTATTGGTTCCACCATTTTGGATTCAGAAGTCCAGGGTGGCTTGAGATGGCCCTTTGGCAAGATTTCTTCTGGTGGTCGATatgttgttattggtattgGTCACACAACTTCAAAATCATATAGAAATTCATCAATTAGGTTTAAGCTTCGGCATGCAGATCGATTTGATTTCAGATCTACGACTGGTGAGGTTACAAAGGAGATTTTCCTGAAAATACCTGGAATTATATCCCAGTTACGA AAGCAAACAGTCGGCGAAAGCCTTGTGTTTGAATTGCTTGAAGACAACCTGAAGTTAATCTAG